Proteins from one Hyperolius riggenbachi isolate aHypRig1 chromosome 4, aHypRig1.pri, whole genome shotgun sequence genomic window:
- the NCBP2AS2 gene encoding protein NCBP2AS2, producing MVLRRLLYGLLNNPQLIDKLSESRIIRRAAQITAFAITKAQLTGKDAAQRLLRSETLRQIKQEAPRDLGDVGRKMDRMKDTFVKEVKTGLKEVKEGMKRGGK from the coding sequence ATGGTGCTCCGGCGGCTGCTTTACGGCTTGCTGAATAACCCTCAGCTGATAGACAAGCTGTCCGAGTCCCGGATCATCCGCCGCGCAGCGCAGATCACCGCCTTCGCCATCACCAAGGCACAGCTGACCGGGAAGGACGCGGCCCAGCGGCTCCTCCGCTCCGAAACTCTGCGGCAGATCAAGCAGGAGGCCCCCCGGGACCTGGGCGACGTGGGCCGCAAGATGGACAGGATGAAGGACACTTTTGTAAAGGAGGTCAAGACTGGtctcaaggaggttaaggaaggcATGAAGAGGGGCGGCAAGTGA